In one window of Leifsonia sp. NPDC080035 DNA:
- a CDS encoding sugar ABC transporter substrate-binding protein: MKIATKRAVVASAAILLTALTLTACSNGSGSSSNNTADAGKAKIGLLLPDSVTARYEAADKPYFEAKVKELCSGCQVLYANADGDASKQQQQAESMLTQGVKVLVLDPFDGEAAASIVGEAKAKNIPVISYDRLINSKDLNYYISFDNEKVGQLQAQALVDKLKKDGVAAGSGILMVNGSPTDNNATQFKKGAHSVIDSSGFKVLAEYDTPGWDPAKAQDWVSGQVSQFKNQIKGVYAANDGTGGGAIAAMKAANLSPLPPVTGQDAELAGIQRILAGDQYMTVYKALKPEAEKAATLAIALTKGQKPSEQTTEVDTAGGAKIASILLTPVAVTADNIESTVVKDEFYGSDSASKICTADYKAACDKYGIK; this comes from the coding sequence ATGAAGATCGCCACCAAGAGAGCGGTCGTCGCGTCCGCCGCGATCCTGCTCACAGCGCTCACCCTCACAGCGTGTTCGAACGGCAGCGGGAGTTCCTCCAACAACACCGCCGATGCCGGGAAGGCCAAGATCGGCCTCCTCCTCCCCGACTCCGTCACCGCTCGTTACGAGGCGGCGGACAAGCCGTACTTCGAGGCGAAGGTGAAGGAGCTGTGCTCGGGCTGCCAGGTGCTGTACGCGAACGCCGACGGCGACGCCAGCAAGCAGCAGCAGCAGGCGGAGTCGATGCTGACCCAGGGCGTCAAGGTGCTCGTGCTCGACCCGTTCGACGGTGAGGCCGCTGCCTCGATCGTCGGCGAGGCGAAGGCGAAGAACATCCCCGTCATCTCCTACGACCGTCTGATCAACAGCAAGGACCTGAACTACTACATCTCGTTCGACAACGAGAAGGTCGGCCAGCTGCAGGCCCAGGCCCTCGTTGACAAACTGAAGAAGGACGGCGTCGCAGCGGGCAGCGGCATCCTGATGGTCAACGGCTCGCCGACGGACAACAACGCCACCCAGTTCAAGAAGGGCGCGCACAGCGTCATCGACTCCAGCGGCTTCAAGGTGCTGGCCGAGTACGACACACCCGGATGGGACCCGGCCAAGGCCCAGGACTGGGTGTCCGGCCAGGTCTCGCAGTTCAAGAACCAGATCAAGGGCGTCTACGCGGCCAACGACGGCACCGGCGGCGGTGCGATCGCGGCGATGAAGGCGGCCAACCTGAGCCCGCTGCCCCCGGTGACCGGACAGGACGCCGAGCTCGCCGGCATCCAGCGCATCCTCGCCGGCGACCAGTACATGACCGTGTACAAGGCGCTGAAGCCCGAGGCCGAGAAGGCGGCGACGCTCGCCATCGCGCTCACCAAGGGCCAGAAGCCGTCGGAGCAGACCACCGAGGTCGACACCGCAGGCGGCGCGAAGATCGCGTCCATCCTGCTGACCCCGGTCGCGGTCACCGCCGACAACATCGAGTCGACGGTCGTGAAGGACGAGTTCTACGGCTCCGACTCCGCCTCGAAGATCTGCACCGCGGACTACAAGGCGGCCTGCGACAAGTACGGCATCAAGTAA
- a CDS encoding ROK family transcriptional regulator yields the protein MATQRRTPGSQTSLREANRARIVDAIKKHGGLTQVELAGATGLSPATVSNIVKELSSSGVLHTAQSIRSGRRAQHVTLAHALGLVVGVHFSTRHLRVALSDVANTVVAENHMPLAKDHRADNELDKVSMLLSDMLDSVEASRDEVLAVGIALPAPLDRATGTIARSGIMRGWDGVVIAEAMERRVKRPVFVDNAANLTALAESRLGAGRGKRTSITLDVGDGIGAGLLLNGQLFRGNNGVAGEFGHTTIRENGPLCRCGNRGCLEAIAGGPAILDELRDHLGSLKLGDVVLQAMAGDARCIRAIADAGKHIGIATANLCNLLDPERVVVGGELARAGELLLGPMRHAVERSIIVNEDLMPDIVQGQLGPRAATLGAVAYAVDCVSLTPGGAGM from the coding sequence GTGGCAACGCAGCGGCGGACTCCGGGCTCGCAGACTTCACTTCGTGAAGCCAACCGGGCTCGGATCGTCGATGCCATCAAGAAGCACGGCGGCCTGACCCAGGTCGAGCTCGCGGGTGCGACCGGCCTCTCCCCCGCGACCGTCTCCAACATCGTCAAGGAGCTGTCCTCCTCCGGCGTCCTGCACACCGCGCAGAGCATCCGATCGGGGCGCCGGGCGCAGCACGTCACCCTCGCGCACGCTCTCGGGCTCGTGGTCGGCGTGCACTTCTCGACCCGTCACCTGCGCGTCGCGCTCTCGGACGTCGCGAACACCGTGGTCGCCGAGAACCACATGCCGCTCGCGAAGGACCACCGCGCGGACAACGAGCTCGACAAGGTCTCGATGCTGCTCTCCGACATGCTGGACTCGGTGGAGGCGTCCCGGGACGAGGTGCTCGCGGTCGGCATTGCCCTCCCCGCGCCCCTCGACCGCGCGACGGGCACGATCGCCCGCAGCGGAATCATGCGCGGCTGGGACGGTGTGGTCATCGCCGAGGCGATGGAGCGCCGCGTGAAGCGGCCGGTGTTCGTCGACAACGCCGCGAATCTGACCGCACTCGCCGAATCGCGCCTCGGCGCCGGGCGCGGCAAGCGCACCTCCATCACGCTGGATGTCGGCGACGGGATCGGCGCCGGGCTGCTGCTGAACGGCCAGCTCTTCCGCGGGAACAACGGGGTGGCCGGCGAGTTCGGCCACACCACCATCCGCGAGAACGGGCCGCTGTGCCGATGCGGCAACCGCGGCTGCCTCGAGGCGATCGCGGGCGGCCCCGCCATCCTCGACGAGCTGCGGGACCACCTCGGCAGCCTGAAGCTCGGAGACGTCGTGCTGCAAGCGATGGCGGGCGATGCACGCTGCATCCGGGCGATCGCCGACGCGGGCAAGCACATCGGCATCGCCACCGCGAACCTGTGCAACCTGCTCGATCCGGAGCGGGTCGTCGTCGGGGGTGAACTGGCCCGTGCCGGCGAGCTCCTGCTCGGCCCGATGCGGCACGCGGTCGAGCGCTCGATCATCGTGAACGAGGATCTGATGCCCGACATCGTGCAGGGCCAGCTCGGCCCGCGGGCGGCCACCCTCGGCGCGGTCGCCTACGCGGTCGACTGCGTCTCCCTGACGCCCGGCGGCGCGGGGATGTGA
- a CDS encoding DUF1304 domain-containing protein, with protein MAIVASILLALAAVVHLGFFAMESMLWSSPGVWRRFGVASQRDADAVRPMAYNQGFYNLFLAGGVVVGLALYWTTLRHVGFGLIFFCGVCMVLAAVVLLTTGRRYWSAALLQGAPPLVALVLLAVAQAA; from the coding sequence ATGGCGATCGTCGCGTCCATCCTCCTGGCCCTGGCCGCCGTCGTGCACCTCGGCTTCTTCGCGATGGAGAGCATGCTGTGGTCGAGCCCGGGCGTCTGGCGGCGGTTCGGCGTCGCCAGCCAGCGGGATGCGGACGCCGTGCGGCCGATGGCGTACAACCAGGGCTTCTACAACCTGTTCCTGGCCGGCGGCGTCGTGGTCGGCCTGGCGCTGTACTGGACGACGCTGCGCCACGTCGGCTTCGGGCTGATCTTCTTCTGCGGGGTCTGCATGGTGCTCGCCGCCGTCGTCCTGCTGACCACGGGCCGCCGCTACTGGTCTGCGGCGCTCCTGCAGGGCGCTCCCCCGCTCGTGGCGCTCGTGCTCCTCGCCGTCGCGCAGGCCGCCTGA
- a CDS encoding FAD-dependent oxidoreductase, producing MDVMHTSCAISGGGPAGMMLALLLARNGIDVVVLEKHADFFRDFRGDTIHPSTIGVLGELGLRDAFLGLPHTSIRTLDAVVDGTRLHPIDFGRLRPPDDFLVLAPQWDFLTFIAGEAQRSGDFHLLMETEATGLIWEDGVVRGLTAEGPHGLVRIEADLTIAADGRDSILRAAAGLRPRRYGVPIDVLWFRLPKPEAVPPSTLAYIGHGAMVVTIDRGDYFQTGLVIPKGGIDQLREAGLAVFRTTVATAAPFLAEPLESITDWDQVKLLSVQIDHLDRWYRRGFLAIGDAAHAMSPAFGVGVNYAVQDAVATANAVAGPLRSGPVDLRVLDGIQRRRLPPAQWMQRIQLAAHRGITRPGGAALLPNPLPPLAGAALAAATPIAQRVTARLVGRGLRPESVDPSLR from the coding sequence ATGGATGTGATGCACACCTCGTGCGCGATCTCCGGGGGCGGTCCTGCCGGGATGATGCTCGCGCTGCTGCTGGCCCGCAACGGGATCGACGTGGTCGTGCTCGAGAAGCACGCCGACTTCTTCCGCGACTTTCGCGGCGACACCATCCACCCCTCCACGATCGGCGTGCTGGGCGAGCTCGGGCTGCGGGACGCGTTCCTCGGCCTGCCGCACACCAGCATCCGCACCCTGGACGCGGTGGTCGACGGCACCCGGCTGCACCCGATCGACTTCGGCCGGCTGCGGCCGCCGGACGACTTCCTCGTGCTCGCGCCGCAGTGGGACTTCCTCACGTTCATCGCGGGCGAGGCCCAGCGGTCCGGAGACTTCCACCTGCTGATGGAGACCGAGGCGACGGGCCTGATCTGGGAGGACGGCGTCGTGCGCGGCCTCACCGCCGAGGGGCCGCACGGCCTCGTGCGGATCGAGGCGGACCTCACCATCGCCGCGGACGGCCGCGACTCGATCCTGCGCGCCGCCGCCGGACTGCGGCCCCGCCGCTACGGCGTGCCGATCGACGTGCTCTGGTTCCGGCTGCCGAAGCCGGAGGCGGTGCCGCCGTCGACGCTCGCCTACATCGGACACGGCGCGATGGTCGTCACCATCGACCGCGGCGACTACTTCCAGACCGGGCTCGTCATCCCCAAGGGCGGCATCGATCAGCTGCGCGAGGCGGGGCTGGCGGTGTTCCGTACGACGGTCGCGACAGCGGCGCCGTTCCTGGCCGAGCCCCTGGAGTCGATCACCGACTGGGACCAGGTCAAGCTGCTGAGCGTGCAGATCGACCACCTCGACCGGTGGTACCGCCGTGGCTTCCTTGCCATCGGCGACGCCGCCCACGCGATGTCCCCGGCCTTCGGCGTCGGCGTCAACTACGCCGTGCAGGATGCCGTTGCCACCGCGAACGCCGTCGCCGGGCCGCTGCGCTCCGGCCCGGTCGACCTGCGCGTGCTCGACGGGATCCAGCGCAGGCGGCTGCCGCCCGCGCAGTGGATGCAGCGCATCCAGCTCGCCGCGCACCGCGGGATCACCCGGCCGGGCGGCGCGGCGCTGCTGCCGAACCCGCTGCCACCGCTCGCCGGTGCCGCGCTCGCCGCGGCCACGCCGATCGCGCAGCGCGTGACCGCGCGACTGGTCGGCAGGGGACTGCGTCCCGAGTCGGTCGACCCATCGCTGCGCTGA
- a CDS encoding DUF1304 domain-containing protein: protein MIVLATVVVTLAAALHIGIFVMESVAWARPAVWKRFGVADQAAADTTKPMAYNQGFYNLFLAIGAIIGLILYGVGMHAPGLALILFTMASMLAAAVVLVTTGRGYVRPAIIQGILPLIGIVLMLLS, encoded by the coding sequence ATGATCGTCCTCGCCACTGTCGTGGTCACGCTGGCCGCCGCGCTGCACATCGGGATCTTCGTGATGGAGAGCGTCGCCTGGGCGCGGCCCGCGGTGTGGAAGCGCTTCGGCGTCGCCGACCAGGCGGCGGCGGACACGACGAAGCCGATGGCGTACAACCAGGGCTTCTACAACCTGTTCCTGGCGATCGGCGCCATCATCGGCCTCATCCTGTACGGGGTCGGGATGCACGCGCCGGGCCTCGCGCTGATCCTCTTCACGATGGCCAGCATGCTGGCGGCGGCCGTCGTGCTCGTGACCACCGGCCGGGGGTATGTGCGGCCGGCGATCATCCAGGGCATCCTGCCGCTCATCGGCATCGTGCTGATGCTGCTCTCGTGA
- a CDS encoding MDR family oxidoreductase — protein MSDFRAIVIEQETDGGRILSHSAELREVPETFLMDGDVTIAVEYSDLNYKDGLAIAGRPGVARVSPLIPGIDLVGTVTTSSDPRWREGDRVVLNGDGIGESHHGGLAQRARVRGDALVRIPDSLTSEQAAAIGTAGFTAMLSVLALERNGVDPAEVAASGSSVLVTGAAGGVGSVAIAVLAKLGYPVTASTGRPEEQGGYLTDLGATAIIDRTELEEEGRPLQSQRWAGAVDAVGSRTLANVLAQTRYGGTVTACGLAQGPDLPATVLPFILRGVSLIGINSVEAPAALRETAWRRLATDLDEEALAAMTRFVTLDEVIPAAEDILAGRLHGRTVVDVRAQADVRG, from the coding sequence ATGAGCGACTTCCGGGCGATCGTCATCGAGCAGGAGACCGACGGGGGACGCATCCTCTCCCACAGCGCCGAGCTGCGGGAGGTGCCGGAGACCTTCCTCATGGACGGCGACGTGACCATCGCTGTCGAATACTCCGACCTCAACTACAAGGACGGACTCGCGATCGCCGGGCGTCCCGGGGTCGCGCGGGTCTCCCCGCTGATCCCCGGCATCGACCTGGTGGGCACGGTGACGACCTCCTCCGACCCGCGCTGGCGCGAGGGCGACCGCGTCGTCCTGAACGGCGACGGCATCGGCGAGAGCCATCACGGCGGGCTGGCCCAGCGCGCCCGCGTGCGCGGCGACGCGCTGGTGCGCATCCCGGACTCTCTCACGTCCGAACAGGCGGCTGCGATCGGCACGGCCGGGTTCACGGCGATGCTGTCGGTCCTCGCGCTGGAGCGCAACGGCGTCGACCCGGCGGAGGTGGCAGCCTCCGGCAGCAGCGTGCTCGTCACCGGAGCCGCGGGAGGCGTCGGCTCGGTGGCGATCGCGGTGCTCGCGAAACTCGGCTACCCGGTTACGGCATCCACCGGTCGGCCGGAGGAGCAGGGCGGCTACCTCACCGATCTCGGAGCAACGGCCATCATCGACCGCACCGAGCTCGAGGAGGAGGGCCGGCCGCTGCAGAGCCAGCGCTGGGCCGGAGCGGTGGACGCGGTCGGCAGCAGGACGCTCGCCAACGTGCTCGCGCAGACCAGGTACGGCGGAACGGTCACCGCGTGCGGCCTCGCCCAGGGACCGGACCTGCCCGCGACGGTGCTCCCGTTCATACTCCGCGGCGTCAGCCTGATCGGCATCAACTCGGTGGAGGCGCCCGCCGCGCTCCGCGAGACCGCATGGCGACGGCTCGCCACCGACCTCGACGAAGAGGCGCTCGCCGCCATGACGCGTTTCGTGACACTGGACGAGGTGATCCCGGCCGCCGAGGACATCCTCGCGGGGCGGCTGCACGGCCGCACGGTCGTCGACGTCCGCGCGCAGGCCGACGTCCGCGGTTAG
- a CDS encoding isocitrate lyase/phosphoenolpyruvate mutase family protein, which translates to MTTISERGAELRRLHVAPELLQVVNVWDAISARAVAALPETRALATASHSIAASLGYEDGENIPLAEMLDMVRRIVEATDLPVSADLEAGYGNAGDTIRRAIGVGAVGANLEDQMKPFDDAVRAVREAVAAAEAEGVPFALNARTDAFLRDTLPDAEQKTEEAIRRGRAFLDEGATCVFVPGKLDEATVQRLVGGLGERRLSVIAVPGSLSPARLAELGVARVSYGPWTQRVALTSLQLLATELYAGGALPEGTRVLN; encoded by the coding sequence ATGACCACGATCAGCGAACGCGGCGCCGAACTCCGCCGTCTGCACGTCGCCCCGGAACTGCTCCAGGTGGTGAACGTCTGGGATGCGATCTCGGCCAGGGCCGTCGCCGCCCTGCCCGAGACGCGCGCTCTCGCCACCGCGAGCCACTCCATCGCCGCGAGCCTCGGCTACGAGGACGGCGAGAACATCCCGCTCGCCGAGATGCTCGACATGGTGCGCCGGATCGTGGAGGCGACCGACCTGCCCGTGAGCGCCGACCTGGAGGCCGGCTACGGGAACGCGGGCGACACCATCCGTCGGGCGATCGGCGTCGGCGCGGTCGGCGCGAACCTCGAAGACCAGATGAAGCCGTTCGACGACGCCGTGCGCGCGGTGCGCGAGGCCGTCGCCGCAGCCGAGGCGGAGGGCGTCCCGTTCGCGCTCAACGCCAGGACCGACGCGTTCCTGCGCGACACGCTTCCGGACGCCGAGCAGAAGACCGAGGAGGCGATCCGCCGCGGCAGGGCGTTCCTCGACGAGGGCGCCACGTGCGTGTTCGTGCCGGGGAAGCTCGACGAGGCGACGGTGCAGCGTCTCGTCGGCGGCCTCGGCGAGCGCAGGCTCAGCGTCATCGCCGTCCCAGGGTCGCTGTCCCCCGCGCGACTCGCGGAACTCGGCGTCGCCCGCGTCTCCTACGGCCCATGGACGCAGCGCGTCGCACTGACCAGCCTGCAGCTGCTGGCCACTGAGCTCTACGCCGGCGGCGCGCTGCCCGAGGGGACGCGGGTGCTGAACTGA
- a CDS encoding LssY C-terminal domain-containing protein encodes MAGTRESAQPPGPAGGEHPVAPAPPPKTWSPTARRVSVNAVLDYVFFVFGGVAAIWLAWIVLTESFAWGWFLLLFFVLFWLVLAYLVLPRLHRILTQIYVPDYFIGRARTSDGLLGDPINLALLGSEAQLDEAMRAAGWTRADDVTLASSRRIVTSTLLRRSYDEAPVSPLFLFGHQQDVAYQQEVLGNPAKRHHVRFWRCPEGWLLPGGHRVEWLAAGTFDRSVGFSLFTLQITHKIDANTDIERDHIVSTLMHAGVGAEVAVLKDFSSGYHSRNGGGDNIETDGDLPVVDLTQVSVEPRAVAVAADADARRVARAERRPVPTVLGALLMLLRIASGTLTVVLTVLSWPHVIQAEFAAAGTTLTPDERHAADLVFGIVMGAFAAGLVFYFLLALLVFTGSNWARIASMSFSALLIVLAAIDFFNGGPQITLRSNILGLPLDILVVLALSSQASRQWARRPRTHGRGVRSRALAAAAAEEQSLEAARRPADRTTLR; translated from the coding sequence ATGGCCGGGACCAGGGAGTCCGCGCAGCCGCCGGGGCCCGCCGGCGGCGAGCATCCGGTCGCGCCCGCGCCTCCGCCCAAGACGTGGTCGCCGACCGCGCGCCGGGTCTCGGTCAACGCCGTGTTGGACTACGTCTTCTTCGTCTTCGGCGGAGTGGCGGCCATCTGGCTGGCGTGGATCGTCCTCACCGAGAGTTTCGCCTGGGGCTGGTTCCTGCTCCTGTTCTTCGTGCTGTTCTGGCTCGTGCTCGCCTACCTCGTGCTGCCCCGCCTGCACCGCATCCTCACTCAGATCTACGTGCCGGACTACTTCATCGGCCGTGCCCGCACGAGCGACGGCCTGCTCGGCGACCCGATCAACCTCGCCCTGCTCGGCTCGGAGGCGCAGCTCGACGAGGCCATGCGCGCGGCGGGCTGGACGCGCGCCGACGACGTGACGCTCGCCTCCAGCCGACGGATCGTCACCTCCACCCTGCTGCGCCGCAGCTACGACGAGGCGCCGGTGAGCCCGCTGTTCCTGTTCGGGCACCAGCAGGACGTGGCGTATCAGCAGGAGGTGCTGGGCAATCCCGCCAAGCGGCACCACGTGCGGTTCTGGCGCTGCCCGGAGGGCTGGCTGCTCCCCGGCGGCCACCGCGTGGAATGGCTGGCGGCGGGGACGTTCGACCGCTCGGTCGGCTTCTCCCTGTTCACGCTGCAGATCACGCACAAGATCGACGCGAACACCGACATCGAGCGCGACCACATCGTGTCCACCCTGATGCACGCCGGCGTCGGCGCGGAGGTGGCGGTGCTGAAGGACTTCTCCAGCGGATACCACTCCCGCAACGGAGGCGGCGACAACATCGAGACGGACGGCGATCTGCCCGTTGTCGACCTGACCCAGGTGAGCGTGGAGCCCCGGGCCGTCGCGGTCGCCGCGGATGCCGACGCCCGCCGCGTCGCTCGGGCCGAGCGCCGCCCGGTGCCGACGGTCCTCGGAGCCCTGCTCATGCTGCTGCGCATCGCCTCCGGCACCCTGACGGTGGTCCTCACCGTTCTCAGCTGGCCGCACGTGATCCAGGCGGAGTTCGCCGCCGCCGGGACCACGCTCACGCCGGACGAGCGGCACGCGGCCGACCTGGTGTTCGGGATCGTGATGGGCGCGTTCGCCGCAGGTCTCGTCTTCTATTTCCTGCTGGCGCTGCTCGTGTTCACCGGCAGCAACTGGGCGAGGATCGCGTCCATGTCGTTCAGCGCGCTGCTGATCGTGCTCGCGGCGATCGACTTCTTCAACGGAGGACCGCAGATCACCCTGCGCAGCAACATCCTGGGACTACCGCTCGACATCCTCGTCGTGCTCGCGCTCTCCTCGCAGGCCTCCCGCCAGTGGGCGAGGCGCCCACGGACGCACGGCAGGGGCGTTCGGTCCCGCGCGCTCGCCGCCGCAGCAGCGGAGGAGCAGTCGCTCGAGGCCGCCCGCAGACCGGCGGACCGCACGACGCTGCGCTGA
- a CDS encoding Na+/H+ antiporter → MDPVTTIVWIVSFVVVTVAVTGLSRRVGWSAPVVLVVVGAIASFIPGVPQVTLEPEVVLYGLLPPLLFAAAVQTSIVDVRARRDGILLLSVGLVAFTVIVVGFATWLVVPAITLAAAFAFGAVVAPTDTVAVTAIAGRGHLPRRLVTVLEGESLLNDATALVALNASIAAIVSVINPWTIAGDFVLAVVVGVGVGLLVGWVLALIRKQLRAPVLDTSLGLVTPYIAFIPSQFLHGSGILSVVVAGLYLGYRSPTIQTAEARIAETINWRTVQFLLENAVFLFIGLELSSILGAAFRSGITVGQTVLISVVVLVALFLARFLWMVGTTALYRYGPQRLRERGWSWPTGIAVSFAGIRGVVTLAAAFLLPDGTPHKEFLQLLAFIVVVATLLEGLALPWIIRRLRLPAPDFAQEASEMQRLLAEAQSAGLEHLEAQVTGDEDDRVIERLRINAVFLSDALENPTPEDTEDAPLEYRRLRRSMIVAERQAVLEARAEGRYQEPAVRSVLAFLDAEEAALKSSGPGGKKNLM, encoded by the coding sequence ATGGATCCGGTCACAACAATCGTCTGGATCGTGTCGTTCGTCGTCGTCACGGTCGCCGTCACGGGGCTCTCGCGCCGTGTCGGCTGGTCGGCCCCCGTTGTGCTCGTCGTGGTGGGCGCGATCGCGTCCTTCATCCCCGGCGTGCCGCAGGTCACGCTGGAACCCGAGGTCGTGCTCTACGGGCTGCTCCCGCCGTTGCTGTTCGCGGCCGCGGTGCAGACCTCGATCGTGGACGTGCGGGCGAGGCGCGACGGCATCCTGCTGCTCTCGGTCGGGCTGGTCGCCTTCACGGTCATCGTGGTCGGATTCGCGACCTGGCTGGTGGTGCCGGCGATCACGCTCGCGGCGGCCTTCGCGTTCGGGGCGGTCGTCGCGCCGACGGACACGGTGGCCGTCACCGCCATCGCGGGCCGCGGCCATCTGCCCAGACGACTGGTCACCGTGCTCGAGGGCGAGAGCCTGCTCAACGACGCCACCGCCCTCGTCGCCCTGAACGCGAGCATCGCGGCGATCGTCAGCGTGATCAACCCGTGGACGATCGCGGGCGACTTCGTGCTGGCCGTCGTGGTCGGCGTCGGGGTCGGGCTGCTGGTGGGCTGGGTGCTCGCGCTGATCAGGAAGCAGCTGCGCGCGCCGGTCCTCGACACCTCGCTCGGGCTCGTCACGCCGTACATCGCGTTCATCCCCTCGCAGTTCCTGCACGGCTCCGGCATCCTCTCGGTCGTCGTCGCCGGGCTGTACCTGGGTTACCGCTCGCCGACGATCCAGACGGCGGAGGCGCGCATCGCCGAGACGATCAACTGGCGCACGGTGCAGTTCCTGCTCGAGAACGCGGTCTTCCTCTTCATCGGGCTGGAGCTCTCCAGCATCCTCGGCGCGGCGTTCCGGTCCGGCATCACCGTCGGGCAGACGGTGCTGATCAGCGTCGTCGTGCTGGTGGCACTGTTCCTCGCGCGCTTCCTCTGGATGGTGGGCACGACGGCCCTGTACCGCTACGGGCCGCAGCGGCTGCGGGAACGCGGCTGGAGCTGGCCCACCGGCATCGCGGTCTCGTTCGCCGGCATCCGCGGCGTCGTCACCCTGGCCGCCGCCTTCCTGCTGCCGGATGGGACACCGCACAAGGAGTTCCTGCAGCTGCTCGCGTTCATCGTGGTGGTCGCCACCCTGCTCGAGGGGCTCGCGCTGCCGTGGATCATCCGCCGGCTCCGGCTGCCCGCCCCAGACTTCGCCCAAGAGGCGAGCGAGATGCAGCGTCTGCTCGCGGAGGCGCAGTCGGCGGGGCTCGAGCACCTGGAGGCGCAGGTGACCGGCGACGAGGACGATCGCGTGATCGAGCGCCTGCGGATCAATGCGGTGTTCCTCTCCGACGCGCTGGAGAACCCGACGCCGGAGGACACCGAGGACGCGCCTCTCGAATACCGCCGCCTCCGCCGCTCGATGATCGTGGCGGAGCGGCAGGCGGTTCTGGAGGCGCGGGCGGAGGGGCGCTACCAGGAGCCCGCCGTGCGGTCCGTGCTGGCATTCCTGGACGCGGAGGAGGCGGCGCTCAAGTCCTCGGGCCCGGGAGGCAAGAAGAACCTGATGTGA
- a CDS encoding rhodanese-related sulfurtransferase → MPVPKVLLYYVFAPLPDPEAIRLWQRELCESLGLRGRILISGDGLNGTLGGELGALKRYLRTTKEYPAFRGLDVKWSEGSGLDEDGRSLDFPRLSVRVREEIVSFGAPAELRVGADGVIGGGERLDPAALHELVATREDVVFFDGRNRFEAEIGRFRDAVVPDVATTREFVAELDSGRYDHLKDKPVVTYCTGGIRCEVLSGLMRSRGFGEVYQLDGGVVRYGEAFGDDGLWEGSLYVFDGRGSVTFSDHAAVVGRCAGCGGATSRMRNCVDPSCREQLVVCEACDVVACAAH, encoded by the coding sequence GTGCCCGTCCCGAAAGTCCTGCTCTATTACGTGTTCGCCCCGCTGCCCGACCCGGAGGCGATCCGGCTGTGGCAGCGGGAGCTGTGCGAGTCGCTCGGGCTGCGCGGGCGCATCCTGATCTCCGGCGACGGCCTCAACGGGACCCTCGGCGGCGAACTCGGCGCCCTCAAACGTTACCTCCGCACGACGAAGGAGTATCCCGCGTTCCGCGGCCTCGACGTGAAGTGGAGCGAGGGCAGCGGGCTGGACGAGGACGGCCGCAGCCTCGACTTCCCGCGGCTCTCCGTCCGGGTGCGCGAGGAGATCGTGTCCTTCGGAGCGCCGGCGGAGCTCCGCGTCGGTGCGGACGGCGTGATCGGCGGCGGCGAGCGCCTCGACCCCGCCGCGCTGCACGAGCTCGTGGCGACGCGCGAGGACGTCGTGTTCTTCGACGGCCGCAACCGCTTCGAGGCCGAGATCGGCCGGTTCCGGGATGCGGTGGTGCCGGACGTGGCGACCACCCGCGAGTTCGTCGCCGAGCTCGACAGCGGGAGGTACGACCACCTCAAGGACAAGCCGGTCGTCACCTACTGCACCGGCGGCATCCGGTGCGAGGTGCTCTCCGGGCTGATGCGGTCGCGGGGCTTCGGCGAGGTGTACCAGCTCGACGGCGGGGTGGTGCGTTACGGAGAGGCGTTCGGTGATGACGGGCTCTGGGAGGGTTCCCTCTACGTGTTCGACGGGCGCGGATCGGTGACGTTCTCCGATCACGCGGCGGTCGTCGGGCGGTGCGCGGGATGCGGCGGAGCGACCAGCAGGATGCGCAACTGCGTCGACCCGTCCTGCCGCGAGCAGTTGGTGGTGTGCGAAGCGTGCGACGTCGTCGCCTGCGCCGCGCACTGA